Below is a genomic region from Deltaproteobacteria bacterium.
CCGTGGATCAGGAAGACGCGCTCGACGTCGCCGGCTACGGCGCGCCGGCGCGATCGGTTGTGCTCGACCGGCTGCCGGCGACTTTGCGGGTCATGTCCAAGGACGAGATGGACCCGCTGGTAGCGCCCAACAACCGAGCGCGCCCCTCGCGGATCTGCTCCTCGACCCAGCGCGCGAACAGCGGGTGTGGCGCGAACCCGTGACCGAGATCGAACTCGAGCCCGGCCAGTAGCTCGCGCGCCGGCCCGCGCCCGTTGGTGCGCGCCGGAACGACGATCGCACGCCCGCCGGCGGCCGACGCCGCGCGCACGAGCGCCCGGATCCGCGCGACCCAGGGCTCGCGCTTGCCCGGCCAGTCCTCGCGCCAGGTCCCGACCTCGACGGCGCGGAACGCGCCGGCCCCGTTGTCGCGCATCTGGCGCGCGAGAGACTCGAGCACCGCGACCCAGTGTTCGTTGCGCGCGTCGTCGCCGGCGCCGTGAGCCACGAGGATGATCGTCTCGCGTGCCGGGTCGCGCGACAGCTCGCGCGCTCGCTCGGCCAGCGCCTTGGCGAACAGCGGATGGTCCTCCAGCCCGCCGACCGTCGTGATCAGCGCCGCGCTGCGGATCCTCGGCGGCGGCGACGCCGCTCGCGCGGCGGGGACGTGGCCGCCGTGGCCGGTCGCCGCTGCGCGGCCGTGGCCGGTCGCCGCCGCGTGGCCGTGGCCGTGGCTGCCGTGGCCGGTCGCCGCATCGTGGCCGTGGCTGGAGCGCGCGGCGGCGCGGTCGTCCTCGACGTCGAGCCCGATCATGCGCTCGACGGTGGCGCGGAAGCTCGACGCCATGCCGAACACTCGCACGATCACGATGCCGCGCGCGCCGCGCGCTTCGAGCCGGCGGATCGCGCGCTCGACGATCGGCTGATCGGCCATGCAGAACGCAAACTCCGTCGGGTAGCGCGCGGTGACGTCGGCCAGCGCCGCGCGCATGGTCTCGTTCCAGTCAAAGTCCGATC
It encodes:
- a CDS encoding cobalamin biosynthesis protein CbiX; the encoded protein is MNTCIPTRLPTVARQRAALVALAAAAAACTSTRAVAPSARPPAVQRTEPAVAFLVVAPDRGFLGNEEVRDAVAKLEREHPSEVVFVTDERTRAQIDAALARLRQRGATRMIVLPLFITEAHPRWALARALLRDTAPDARVARRFGASYLAVEALADQLRRIDAPAGRRVVVVGYGATDEASRERMTDELERLARTAAVGFGFADVRAVVWHEVSGVGHSEADPIEAGSRARLRDAVSGGKRPVVVPFHLGKKLDGMMTFDAVLRRELPDGVDLAGAGVTPHPAVSLWLRREANRATLTADDIGVVVLAHGSDFDWNETMRAALADVTARYPTEFAFCMADQPIVERAIRRLEARGARGIVIVRVFGMASSFRATVERMIGLDVEDDRAAARSSHGHDAATGHGSHGHGHAAATGHGRAAATGHGGHVPAARAASPPPRIRSAALITTVGGLEDHPLFAKALAERARELSRDPARETIILVAHGAGDDARNEHWVAVLESLARQMRDNGAGAFRAVEVGTWREDWPGKREPWVARIRALVRAASAAGGRAIVVPARTNGRGPARELLAGLEFDLGHGFAPHPLFARWVEEQIREGRARLLGATSGSISSLDMTRKVAGSRSSTTDRAGAP